The Agromyces mariniharenae genome includes a window with the following:
- a CDS encoding 3-hydroxyacyl-CoA dehydrogenase family protein: MSEMSGGRVAPGEAGRVSRPGDEDLDTRRAPRGATRSATSTGAPSDVGVLGGGRMGAGIAHAFLLAGSRVTVVERDADAASAASARVLESVAASVARGTADDDEAAIAARFATSTDVADFARAGLVVEAVPEDLELKIDALTRVEAVLPPEAALASNTSSISIDQLAALLDRPDRFLGMHFFNPVPASSLVELVRGDATQGTLVAEAREWVHAIGKTPIVVADAPGFASSRLGVALGLEAIRMLEDGVASAEDIDAAMTLGYRHPVGPLRLTDIVGLDVRLGIAEYLSSTLGERFAPPALLRRMVAEGKLGRKTGEGFYLWDAP, from the coding sequence ATGAGCGAGATGTCCGGTGGTCGAGTAGCGCCCGGCGAAGCCGGACGCGTATCGAGACCTGGCGACGAGGATCTCGATACGCGTCGCGCTCCGCGCGGCGCTACTCGATCAGCGACCTCGACCGGCGCCCCGTCCGACGTCGGCGTGCTCGGCGGCGGGCGCATGGGCGCGGGCATCGCGCACGCGTTCCTCCTGGCGGGCTCGCGCGTGACGGTCGTCGAGCGCGACGCGGATGCCGCCTCCGCGGCGTCGGCGCGCGTGCTCGAATCCGTCGCGGCATCCGTGGCCCGAGGCACCGCCGACGACGACGAGGCGGCGATCGCCGCGCGCTTCGCCACGAGCACCGACGTCGCGGACTTCGCCCGCGCAGGCCTCGTGGTCGAGGCCGTGCCAGAAGACCTGGAACTGAAGATCGACGCGCTCACCCGCGTCGAGGCGGTCCTGCCGCCCGAGGCCGCGCTCGCGTCGAACACCTCGTCGATCTCGATCGACCAGCTCGCCGCGCTGCTCGACCGGCCCGACCGGTTCCTCGGCATGCACTTCTTCAACCCCGTGCCCGCGTCGTCGCTCGTCGAGCTCGTGCGCGGCGACGCCACCCAGGGCACGCTCGTGGCCGAGGCGCGCGAGTGGGTGCACGCCATCGGCAAGACGCCCATCGTCGTCGCGGACGCCCCGGGCTTCGCGTCGTCGCGGCTGGGCGTCGCGCTCGGGCTCGAGGCGATCCGCATGCTCGAGGACGGCGTGGCCAGCGCCGAGGACATCGACGCGGCCATGACGCTCGGGTACAGGCATCCGGTGGGCCCGCTGCGGCTCACCGACATCGTCGGCCTCGACGTGCGGCTCGGCATCGCCGAGTACCTCTCGTCGACGCTCGGCGAGCGATTCGCGCCGCCCGCGCTGCTGCGCCGCATGGTGGCCGAGGGCAAGCTCGGCCGCAAGACGGGCGAGGGCTTCTACCTGTGGGATGCGCCGTGA
- the paaZ gene encoding phenylacetic acid degradation bifunctional protein PaaZ yields MTETMTDILPSYVQGEWWTPDAAAAASATEVRDASTGDVIARVSTEGLDLAGALEYARTVGQASLGELTFHQRAVLLKQFALALTERKAELYELSSRTGATKQDSWVDIDGGIGVLFTYSGKGRREMPNSKVYIDGNVENLSKDGSFLGRHIYTRLPGVAVQINAFNFPVWGSLEKFAPAFLAGVPTIVKPATPTGYLAEAMVRILVESGLLPAGSLQLVSGSVPDLFDHLRLGDLVAFTGSASTAERLRAHDSVQTGGVRFTSETDSINASILGTDAVSGTPEFDAYVKQLVVEMTTKAGQKCTAIRRAFVPEASVDAVIDAVRARIAERVVVGDPRAEGVTMGPLASIAQRDEVLRQVGRLEEAGGELVIGSTDAPSVMHADGSTGAASDGAFVVPMLLRFADAASPALHEVEAFGPVASIVGYGSLDEASGLVARGGGSLVTSVATHDPSVAVALASGIAAYNGRVLFLDRDDARSSTGHGSPLPNLVHGGPGRAGGGEELGGIRAVLHHMQRTAVQGSPEMLTALTGVWHQGAASQPGGVHPFRKSLAELRIGDQVVSASRTVTLEDIETFAEFTGDTFYAHMDEEAAAANPFFPGRVAHGYLLVSWAAGLFVDAAPGPVLANYGLENLRFITPVSPGDSIRVELTAKQISPRETDEYGEVRWDAVLKNQDDEIVATYDVLTLVAKEQAPQPA; encoded by the coding sequence ATGACCGAGACGATGACCGACATCCTGCCGAGCTACGTCCAGGGCGAGTGGTGGACGCCCGATGCCGCGGCCGCGGCGTCGGCGACCGAGGTGCGCGACGCGTCGACGGGCGACGTGATCGCCCGCGTCTCGACCGAGGGGCTCGACCTCGCGGGCGCGCTCGAGTACGCCCGCACCGTCGGCCAGGCGAGCCTCGGCGAGCTGACCTTCCACCAGCGGGCGGTGCTGCTCAAGCAGTTCGCGCTCGCGCTCACCGAGCGCAAGGCCGAGCTGTACGAGCTGTCGAGCCGCACCGGTGCGACGAAGCAGGACTCCTGGGTCGACATCGACGGCGGCATCGGGGTGCTCTTCACGTACTCGGGCAAGGGCCGCCGCGAGATGCCGAACAGCAAGGTCTACATCGACGGGAACGTCGAGAACCTCTCGAAGGACGGCTCATTCCTCGGACGGCATATCTACACTCGGCTCCCCGGCGTGGCCGTGCAGATCAACGCGTTCAACTTCCCGGTTTGGGGCTCGCTCGAGAAGTTCGCCCCAGCGTTCCTCGCGGGTGTCCCGACGATCGTGAAGCCCGCGACGCCGACGGGCTACCTCGCCGAGGCGATGGTCCGCATCCTCGTGGAATCGGGCCTGCTGCCCGCGGGCTCGCTCCAGCTCGTGTCGGGCAGCGTGCCCGACCTCTTCGACCACCTCCGCCTCGGCGACCTCGTCGCGTTCACGGGGTCGGCGTCGACCGCGGAGCGGCTGCGCGCGCACGACTCCGTGCAGACGGGCGGCGTGCGGTTCACGAGCGAGACCGACTCGATCAACGCTTCGATCCTCGGCACCGACGCGGTGTCCGGCACGCCCGAGTTCGACGCGTACGTGAAGCAGCTCGTCGTCGAGATGACCACGAAGGCGGGCCAGAAGTGCACCGCCATCCGCCGTGCGTTCGTGCCCGAGGCATCCGTCGACGCGGTCATCGACGCCGTGCGCGCCCGCATCGCCGAGCGCGTGGTCGTCGGCGACCCGCGCGCCGAGGGCGTCACCATGGGCCCGCTCGCGTCGATCGCGCAGCGCGACGAGGTGCTCCGCCAGGTCGGCCGGCTCGAGGAGGCGGGCGGCGAGCTCGTCATCGGGTCGACGGATGCCCCGAGCGTCATGCACGCCGACGGCAGCACCGGCGCGGCATCCGACGGCGCCTTCGTCGTGCCCATGCTGCTGCGGTTCGCGGATGCCGCGAGCCCCGCGCTGCACGAGGTCGAGGCGTTCGGGCCGGTCGCGTCGATCGTCGGCTACGGCTCGCTCGACGAGGCGTCCGGGCTCGTGGCCCGCGGCGGCGGATCGCTCGTGACGAGCGTCGCGACGCACGACCCGTCGGTCGCCGTCGCGCTCGCGTCGGGCATCGCCGCGTACAACGGCCGCGTGCTCTTCCTCGACCGCGACGACGCGCGCAGCTCGACGGGCCACGGCTCGCCGCTGCCGAACCTCGTGCACGGCGGACCGGGTCGCGCCGGAGGCGGCGAGGAGCTCGGCGGCATCCGTGCCGTGCTGCACCACATGCAGCGCACGGCCGTGCAGGGTTCGCCCGAGATGCTCACCGCCCTCACCGGCGTCTGGCACCAGGGCGCGGCGTCGCAGCCGGGCGGCGTGCACCCGTTCCGCAAGTCGCTCGCGGAGCTGCGCATCGGCGACCAGGTCGTCTCGGCGTCGCGCACGGTGACGCTCGAGGACATCGAGACGTTCGCGGAGTTCACGGGCGACACGTTCTACGCGCACATGGACGAGGAGGCCGCGGCCGCGAACCCGTTCTTCCCGGGTCGCGTCGCGCACGGGTACCTGCTCGTGTCGTGGGCCGCCGGCCTGTTCGTCGACGCCGCGCCCGGCCCGGTGCTCGCGAACTACGGCCTCGAGAACCTGCGGTTCATCACGCCCGTGTCGCCCGGCGACTCGATCCGCGTGGAGCTCACGGCGAAGCAGATCTCGCCGCGGGAGACCGACGAATACGGCGAGGTGCGCTGGGACGCGGTGCTGAAGAACCAGGACGACGAGATCGTGGCGACCTACGACGTGCTCACGCTCGTCGCGAAGGAGCAGGCGCCGCAGCCGGCGTAG
- a CDS encoding LLM class flavin-dependent oxidoreductase, whose product MPQDAVPVVKQRIGFLSFGHWHPSPQSSTRSGRDALVQSIELAVAAEELGIDGAFFRVHHFARQLASPFPLLAAIGARTSRIEIGTGVIDMRYENPLYMAEDAAAADLISAHAGGEGRLQLGVSRGSPEPAQNGSHAFGFVPPEGETDADLARQKTEVFRAAITGAGVVAGNPQMTGSTAALPIQPQSPGLADRIWWGSGTRATAEWTAEQGMNLMSSTLLTEDTGVPFDELQYEQIQLYRDAWEAAGWERTPRVSVSRSVIPLVTDEDREYFGPRVGSDTKDQVGFLDGGLARFGKSYIGEPDEIAEELANDKAVAAADTLLVTVPNQLGVDYNARLLASIAEHVGPAIGWTPNR is encoded by the coding sequence ATGCCGCAGGATGCTGTACCCGTCGTGAAGCAGCGCATCGGATTCCTCTCGTTCGGCCACTGGCACCCCTCGCCGCAGTCGTCGACCCGCTCGGGGCGCGACGCGCTCGTGCAGTCGATCGAGCTCGCGGTCGCGGCCGAGGAGCTCGGCATCGACGGCGCGTTCTTCCGGGTGCACCACTTCGCGCGGCAGCTCGCGAGCCCGTTCCCGCTGCTCGCCGCGATCGGCGCCCGCACGAGCCGCATCGAGATCGGCACGGGCGTCATCGACATGCGCTACGAGAACCCGCTGTACATGGCCGAGGATGCCGCGGCCGCCGACCTCATCAGCGCCCACGCCGGCGGCGAGGGCCGGCTGCAGCTGGGCGTGAGCCGAGGCTCACCCGAGCCCGCGCAGAACGGATCGCACGCGTTCGGGTTCGTGCCGCCAGAGGGCGAGACCGACGCCGACCTCGCGCGCCAGAAGACCGAGGTGTTCCGGGCCGCGATCACCGGAGCGGGCGTCGTGGCCGGCAACCCGCAGATGACGGGCTCCACGGCCGCGCTGCCGATCCAGCCGCAGTCGCCCGGCCTCGCCGACCGCATCTGGTGGGGCAGCGGCACCCGCGCCACGGCCGAGTGGACCGCCGAGCAGGGCATGAACCTCATGAGCTCGACGCTGCTGACCGAGGACACCGGCGTGCCGTTCGACGAGCTGCAATACGAGCAGATCCAGCTCTACCGCGACGCGTGGGAGGCCGCCGGCTGGGAGCGCACGCCGCGCGTCTCGGTGTCGCGCAGCGTCATCCCGCTCGTGACCGACGAGGACCGCGAGTACTTCGGCCCGCGGGTCGGCAGCGACACCAAGGACCAGGTCGGCTTCCTCGACGGCGGGCTCGCGCGCTTCGGCAAGAGCTACATCGGCGAGCCCGACGAGATCGCCGAGGAGCTCGCGAACGACAAGGCCGTCGCGGCCGCCGACACGCTGCTCGTCACCGTGCCGAACCAGCTCGGCGTCGACTACAACGCGCGCCTGCTCGCGTCGATCGCCGAGCACGTCGGCCCGGCCATCGGCTGGACGCCCAACCGCTGA